One stretch of Jiangella gansuensis DSM 44835 DNA includes these proteins:
- a CDS encoding dipeptidase: protein MTETVRPATPYRSRRYTGYTSYSYLEEGRDYESFALAPELDRVPPYDLGLDDAQEERTRRLMQDNIIISLHDHPQVFPADMNEVRAYIRTGRERTGYLGLSRSGMTAVFDNLMDGTACVTSKSGWKFDDIVYDIGMRTSDIAHQDYVRIAYGLDDIRAAHDADQLAIVLCLEAATPIENEVDRIDLLYGLGVRQMGIAYSESNTLGSGLKEAGDGGLTAFGHRAVERMNKLGVAIDVSHSGDRTCMDTFAASTKPVLITHAGARALWPTPRMKPDEVIRGCAETGGVIGIEAAPHTTLTEAHIEHSLESVMEHFEYCAELVGIEHVAFGPDTLYGDHVALHDVFAANLGVHDAHRGPTYPKMPYVAGLENPTECFHNIVGWLVKHGYSDEDIVAVTGGNTLRALSEIWV from the coding sequence ATGACCGAGACCGTCCGGCCGGCCACTCCGTACCGGTCGCGCCGCTATACCGGCTACACGTCCTATTCGTACCTGGAGGAGGGGCGCGACTACGAGTCGTTCGCGCTCGCGCCCGAGCTCGACCGGGTACCGCCGTACGACCTCGGTCTGGACGACGCGCAGGAGGAACGCACCCGGCGGCTGATGCAGGACAACATCATCATCAGCCTGCACGACCACCCGCAGGTGTTCCCGGCGGACATGAACGAGGTCCGCGCCTACATCCGCACCGGCCGCGAACGCACCGGGTACCTCGGTCTGTCCCGGTCGGGCATGACCGCGGTCTTCGACAACCTCATGGACGGCACCGCCTGCGTCACCAGCAAGTCCGGCTGGAAGTTCGACGACATCGTCTACGACATCGGCATGCGCACCTCCGACATCGCCCATCAGGACTATGTGCGCATCGCCTACGGCTTGGACGACATCCGGGCCGCGCACGACGCCGATCAGCTGGCCATCGTGCTGTGCCTCGAAGCGGCGACGCCGATCGAGAACGAGGTCGACCGCATCGACCTGTTATACGGGCTGGGCGTTCGGCAGATGGGCATCGCGTACTCCGAGTCGAACACCCTGGGCTCGGGCCTCAAGGAGGCCGGCGACGGCGGCCTGACGGCGTTCGGGCACCGGGCCGTCGAGCGGATGAACAAGCTCGGCGTCGCCATCGATGTCTCACACTCCGGCGACCGGACCTGTATGGACACGTTCGCCGCGTCCACGAAGCCGGTCCTGATCACGCACGCCGGTGCCCGGGCGCTGTGGCCGACCCCGCGCATGAAGCCCGACGAGGTGATCCGCGGGTGCGCCGAAACCGGCGGCGTCATCGGCATCGAGGCCGCTCCGCACACCACCCTGACCGAGGCGCACATCGAGCACTCCCTCGAATCGGTCATGGAGCACTTCGAGTACTGCGCCGAGCTCGTCGGCATCGAGCACGTCGCCTTCGGGCCGGACACGTTGTACGGCGACCACGTGGCGCTGCACGACGTGTTCGCGGCCAATCTCGGCGTGCATGACGCCCACCGGGGCCCCACGTACCCGAAGATGCCCTACGTGGCCGGTCTGGAGAACCCGACCGAGTGCTTCCACAACATCGTCGGCTGGCTGGTCAAGCACGGGTACAGCGACGAGGACATCGTCGCCGTCACCGGCGGCAACACCCTGCGGGCGCTCAGCGAGATCTGGGTCTGA
- a CDS encoding zinc-binding dehydrogenase yields the protein MRSVVLERYGGPDVLNVGDLAEPRPTPGEVLVRMAGSGLNRLDVFVRLGLTGPGVRQPRALPHVMGAEGAGTVVEVGSEASTELAPGDEVIVFSGLSCGHCRYCRRGETSRCASYEILGEDVWGVQRELVALAPTSLLRVPEGLSLIEASAVPTTYTTAWTMLMTTGRLRAGERVLVVGASGGVSIAAMQLAAQAGAEVLATTRSPDKARRLARLPYVHHVLDSAEPGWSAQVLEYTGGDGVDLVADAVGAPTWRDSIRSLATGGRLVVCGATGGDRPDISIRELYQAHRQILGAPFGGWNDFVDVVRMIQRADIRPLIHASVSMERTADGHRVIENDEHIGKVVVDLS from the coding sequence GTGCGTTCGGTCGTCCTCGAACGGTACGGCGGGCCCGACGTCCTGAATGTGGGTGACCTCGCCGAACCCCGGCCGACGCCCGGGGAGGTCCTCGTGCGGATGGCCGGCTCGGGCCTGAACCGGCTCGACGTCTTCGTGCGGCTGGGACTCACCGGCCCGGGGGTGCGGCAGCCGCGAGCGCTGCCGCATGTCATGGGCGCGGAGGGCGCGGGCACGGTGGTCGAGGTCGGCTCGGAGGCCAGCACCGAGCTCGCGCCCGGAGACGAGGTCATCGTGTTCTCCGGGCTGTCGTGTGGCCACTGCCGGTACTGCCGGCGTGGTGAGACCAGCCGGTGCGCGAGTTACGAGATCCTCGGCGAGGACGTGTGGGGTGTACAGCGCGAGTTGGTCGCGCTGGCGCCGACCAGCCTGCTGCGAGTGCCGGAGGGGTTGTCCCTGATCGAGGCCTCAGCGGTGCCGACTACGTACACGACGGCTTGGACCATGCTGATGACGACCGGGCGGTTGCGCGCCGGCGAGCGGGTGCTGGTGGTCGGCGCCAGCGGTGGGGTGTCGATCGCGGCGATGCAGCTCGCCGCGCAGGCCGGCGCCGAGGTGCTGGCCACCACCCGCAGCCCGGACAAGGCGCGGCGGCTGGCCCGGCTGCCGTACGTGCACCATGTTCTCGACTCCGCCGAGCCGGGCTGGTCGGCCCAGGTACTGGAGTACACCGGCGGCGACGGCGTCGACCTGGTGGCCGACGCCGTCGGTGCACCGACCTGGCGTGACTCCATCCGGTCGCTGGCGACCGGTGGCCGGCTCGTCGTCTGCGGGGCCACCGGCGGGGACCGTCCCGACATCAGCATCCGGGAGCTTTACCAGGCGCACCGGCAGATCCTCGGGGCACCGTTCGGCGGCTGGAACGACTTCGTCGACGTCGTACGCATGATCCAGCGGGCGGATATCCGTCCGCTGATCCACGCCAGCGTCTCGATGGAGCGCACCGCCGACGGGCACCGCGTCATCGAGAACGACGAACACATCGGCAAGGTCGTTGTCGACCTGAGTTGA
- a CDS encoding MarR family winged helix-turn-helix transcriptional regulator, with product MTTAQNGLDAAVPPREEWPAPSPATPAGEALTDLALTTFRLNARLMDAAQDMAAAGGITAAWWQVLGGVLDEPRTLAGIGRRMGMSRQGVRRVADLLVEQGLAEYRPNPEHRRAKLLACTEAGYWAIRRISLVQHPWADRIGAQVDLEELRAAAATMRRLVTVLEADRPDTGE from the coding sequence ATGACCACCGCGCAGAACGGGCTGGACGCCGCCGTCCCACCTCGGGAGGAGTGGCCGGCACCTTCGCCGGCCACTCCGGCCGGTGAAGCACTCACCGACCTCGCCCTCACCACGTTCCGCCTCAATGCCCGGCTCATGGACGCCGCCCAGGACATGGCCGCGGCCGGCGGCATCACGGCCGCATGGTGGCAGGTGCTCGGCGGCGTACTGGACGAGCCGCGAACCCTGGCCGGCATAGGACGGCGTATGGGCATGTCCCGGCAGGGCGTCCGCAGGGTCGCCGACCTGCTGGTCGAGCAGGGCCTGGCAGAGTACCGGCCCAACCCCGAGCACAGGCGTGCCAAGCTGCTGGCCTGCACCGAGGCCGGTTACTGGGCAATCAGGCGAATCTCACTCGTCCAGCACCCGTGGGCCGATCGCATCGGCGCACAGGTCGACCTCGAGGAGCTGCGTGCCGCCGCGGCCACCATGCGTCGCCTGGTCACCGTCCTGGAGGCCGACCGGCCCGACACGGGCGAGTAG
- a CDS encoding DJ-1/PfpI family protein: MTATAHVALYDTLADWEVGHLLVELRTGRFTGAPWNIVTVAESADPVTSMGGVRMLPDMLLADLDPAASDLLILAGADFWDAGGGAAFLTAAARFLDAGVPVAAICGATAGLARAGLLDHRRHTSAAPEYLQATGYQGAHLYVDERAVVDGDLITAGPASPVQFARATLGRLGLAPYRTLEAYEGVFHRADASAFPVLMQAH; encoded by the coding sequence ATGACTGCTACCGCACACGTCGCCCTTTACGACACGCTCGCCGACTGGGAGGTCGGGCACCTGCTCGTCGAACTGCGCACCGGCCGCTTCACCGGCGCACCGTGGAACATCGTCACCGTCGCCGAGTCGGCCGATCCGGTCACGTCCATGGGCGGGGTCCGGATGCTGCCGGACATGCTGCTGGCCGACCTCGATCCGGCTGCCAGCGATCTGCTGATCCTGGCCGGCGCCGACTTCTGGGACGCCGGCGGTGGCGCCGCGTTCCTCACCGCTGCCGCCCGCTTCCTGGATGCCGGCGTGCCGGTCGCGGCCATCTGCGGCGCCACGGCCGGGCTGGCCCGGGCCGGCCTGCTCGACCACCGCCGCCACACCAGCGCGGCACCCGAATACCTGCAGGCCACCGGTTACCAGGGCGCCCACCTCTACGTCGACGAGCGGGCGGTGGTCGACGGCGATCTGATCACTGCCGGCCCTGCCTCGCCCGTCCAGTTCGCCCGCGCCACGCTGGGCCGGCTCGGGCTGGCGCCCTACCGGACGCTGGAGGCCTACGAAGGTGTCTTCCACCGGGCCGACGCGAGCGCGTTCCCGGTCCTGATGCAGGCACACTGA
- a CDS encoding sulfite oxidase: MSMSVESVSAPARVAELGEGITVDELRLAARNHGMPLEALHYDVTPVGLHYLLTHYDIPVIDPAAWRLAVDGAVPRPLSLSLDDLRAREPVTHRVTLECAGNGRARLEPRPVSQPWLDEAVGTASWTGARLADVLGEAGLRDGARLLDAAVDVAFTGADRGVERGEEQVYRRGLPVAEALRDDVLLAYEMNGQPLPPQHGAPVRLVVPGWYGMAHVKWLVGVTVLDAPFDGFQNVTAYRVKREPDEPGEPVTRILPRALIRPPGIPDFQSRVRIVDRGRVVLTGRAWSGWAPVLGVDVSADGGGSWAAAELGPQPDTYAWRPWRFTWEAPEPGRYALRARARDGAGHVQPVEAAWNRQGMANNHAQLVDVVVR, encoded by the coding sequence ATGTCCATGTCCGTCGAATCCGTCAGCGCTCCAGCCCGAGTCGCCGAACTCGGCGAGGGCATCACCGTCGACGAGCTGCGGCTGGCCGCACGCAACCACGGCATGCCGCTGGAGGCGTTGCACTACGACGTCACGCCCGTCGGGCTGCACTACCTACTGACGCACTACGACATCCCGGTGATCGACCCGGCGGCTTGGCGGCTGGCCGTCGACGGCGCCGTGCCGCGCCCGCTCTCGCTCAGCCTCGACGACCTCCGGGCCCGGGAGCCCGTGACGCATCGGGTCACGCTCGAGTGTGCGGGCAACGGCCGGGCGCGGCTGGAACCGCGGCCGGTCAGTCAGCCGTGGTTGGACGAGGCGGTCGGCACGGCGTCGTGGACCGGCGCCCGGCTCGCCGACGTCCTGGGCGAGGCCGGCCTGCGGGACGGTGCCCGCCTGCTGGACGCGGCGGTCGACGTCGCATTCACCGGCGCGGACCGAGGCGTGGAACGCGGCGAGGAGCAGGTCTATCGGCGCGGCCTCCCGGTGGCCGAGGCGTTGCGGGACGACGTCCTGCTCGCCTATGAGATGAACGGGCAGCCGCTGCCGCCGCAGCACGGCGCACCGGTGCGGCTGGTGGTACCCGGCTGGTACGGCATGGCGCACGTGAAATGGCTGGTCGGCGTGACCGTCCTGGACGCGCCGTTCGACGGTTTCCAGAACGTCACCGCGTACCGGGTCAAGCGGGAACCCGACGAGCCCGGCGAGCCGGTCACGCGCATCCTGCCCAGAGCCTTGATCCGGCCACCCGGCATCCCGGACTTCCAGAGCAGGGTCCGCATCGTCGACCGCGGCCGCGTCGTGCTCACCGGACGAGCGTGGTCGGGCTGGGCCCCAGTCCTCGGCGTCGATGTCAGCGCGGACGGTGGTGGCTCCTGGGCAGCGGCGGAGCTGGGGCCGCAGCCGGACACATACGCGTGGCGGCCGTGGCGGTTCACCTGGGAAGCGCCGGAGCCGGGCCGGTATGCGCTGCGGGCACGGGCCCGCGACGGCGCCGGCCACGTGCAACCCGTCGAGGCCGCGTGGAACCGGCAGGGCATGGCGAACAATCACGCCCAACTCGTCGATGTCGTGGTCCGCTGA